GTGGCCATCCATATCGGGAAGGCTACTTTTTCTTTAAGAAAAATTCTTGCTAGGATCAGTACAAAAATAGGATTGGTAAATCCGATTACCGTTGCGCTACTCATGGTCATTTGGGTGAGGCTATAGGCATACAAACCCATGGCAACGGATAAAAATAGCCCCCGCCATAGATGGAGCAGTGGACGTTGTGTTTTAAAAGACCCCCTATGGTAGATAAAGGGTACTAAAACCAAACTGCCAAATGCAAAACGCAAGAAACAGATTTGACAAGCGCTTAGTTCCGTGATTAAGTATTTGGTTACCAAATCATTCAAGCAACTTGAAAGTATACTGAGCAATAACCAAAACAATGATTGCAAGTAGGTGTGTGGGTGCATTGCTGGTTAATGATTGTGCGCACTTTGCAAATGGCTATAGGGTTGTTGCAAAAAGCGTTCTGCATCTAGTGCAGCCATACAACCTGTGCCAGCAGCGGTTACGGCTTGTCTATAGTGGGGATCTTGAATATCTCCAGCCGCAAAGACCCCAGGAATGTTGGTTTCTGTAGTGCCTGGCTTGGTTTGAATGTACCCTTGGTGGTCTACGGTTATATAGGGTAGAAAGGGCAAGGTATTGGGTTGATGGCCTATTGCAACAAATAAACCAGCTGCTTCTATATGGGTAATGGCCGTTGCATGGATGACCTCTATGGCTTCTACAGCCTCCTGGCCTATAATATCTTTCACTTCTGTTTGAAACCAGACTTGAATGTTTGCTTTTTTAAATACCCGTTCTTGCATAATTTTACTGGCACGCATCTGGCCCTTACGTACTAATAGATGGACTTTGTGGCAAAGTTTGGCTAAATACAACGCTTCCTCTGCAGCAGTATCTCCTCCCCCTACTACGACAACGTTTTTGTCTTTAAAAAAGAAGCCATCACAAATGGCACAAGCAGAAACCCCTTTCCCATATAGCTTTTTTTCTGCTGGTAAACCTAGCCATTTCGCAGAAGCGCCAGCTGCAATGATAACGGCTTGAGCCAGTATACTGACGCCGTTGTCTAGCGTTAACCGTCGTGGATAGGCGTCAAAATCTACCTTGGTGATGGTGCCCGCTTTGATTATAGCGCCAAACCGTTCTGCTTGCGCTTGAAAATCTTCCATCATAGCAGGGCCTGTTATGCCATTTTTATAGCCAGGATAATTCTCCACCTCCCCTGTAATGGTTAATTGACCACCTGGGTTGGGACCTTGGTACAAAACGGGATGCAGGCCTGCTCGGGCAGCGTAAATCGCAGCAGTATAACCAGCTGGACCGCCTCCAATGATAATGAGTGGTATAGAAGACATAGGTTGATCCATTACCCTAAGTAGCATTTGAGGGTCTCGCTGCTGACGGCTGCTTTTAGTTTTTTAATGCCTTTTTCTTTTACTTGGCGCACGCGTTCCCGCGTCAGACCAAATCGGGCAGCTATCTCTTCTAGCGTCAGTATTTCTGTATTGTTCAGGCCAAAGTAATAGCAGAGTACATCACGCTCTCTAGGGGTCAGTACAGCCAATGCACGTTGGATTTCTTTACATAAAGAATCATTCATTAACTCACTATCTGGCTTTTTTTCTACATCACTTTCCAATACATCCAATAGGCTGTTTTCTTCACCTTGCAAAAAGGGTGCATCTACAGAGATATGACGTCCTGCCACTTTTAACGCACCACGTACCTCTTCCGGATCAACCTCTAAAAACTGT
The nucleotide sequence above comes from Cardinium endosymbiont of Sogatella furcifera. Encoded proteins:
- the trxB gene encoding thioredoxin-disulfide reductase; the encoded protein is MSSIPLIIIGGGPAGYTAAIYAARAGLHPVLYQGPNPGGQLTITGEVENYPGYKNGITGPAMMEDFQAQAERFGAIIKAGTITKVDFDAYPRRLTLDNGVSILAQAVIIAAGASAKWLGLPAEKKLYGKGVSACAICDGFFFKDKNVVVVGGGDTAAEEALYLAKLCHKVHLLVRKGQMRASKIMQERVFKKANIQVWFQTEVKDIIGQEAVEAIEVIHATAITHIEAAGLFVAIGHQPNTLPFLPYITVDHQGYIQTKPGTTETNIPGVFAAGDIQDPHYRQAVTAAGTGCMAALDAERFLQQPYSHLQSAHNH